The Synchiropus splendidus isolate RoL2022-P1 chromosome 1, RoL_Sspl_1.0, whole genome shotgun sequence genome includes a window with the following:
- the LOC128752462 gene encoding homeobox protein goosecoid-2, whose product MDRLSRTERQKFPFTIENILGKNLNSNEDMWSCSFGPKDKVVIPGGGQAVHHAFVSCCCFCSHCGDVYRTDFFHEASQYAWPTVVLSESCRLSEAQREEQIPGQVQRRTRRHRTIFTEEQLDALEELFLQNQYPDVNTREKLAQRTHLREERVEVWFKNRRAKWRRQKRLNFNMGHTDD is encoded by the exons ATGGACAGACTGAGCAGGACAGAAAGACAAAAGTTTCCTTTCACGATTGAGAATATTCTGGGTAAAAACCTCAACAGCAATGAAGATATGTGGTCATGTTCTTTCGGACCAAAGGATAAGGTGGTTATTCCTGGTGGAGGGCAAGCTGTTCATCACGCCtttgtgagctgctgctgcttctgctcacaCTGTGGTGATGTATACAGGACAGATTTCTTCCATGAAG cctcTCAGTATGCATGGCCCACAGTTGTGCTCTCGGAATCGTGCAGGCTCAGCGAGGCTCAAAGGGAAGAGCAGATTCCCGGTCAGGTGCAGAGAAGGACCAGAAGACACCGGACAATCTTCACAGAAGAGCAACTGGATGCACTGGAAGAGCTGTTCCTGCAAAACCAGTATCCAGATGTGAACACCCGAGAGAAACTGGCTCAGCGTACTCACCTACGAGAAGAGAGAGTCGAG GTCTGGTTCAAAAACAGAAGAGCTAAATGGAGGAGACAGAAAAGACTGAACTTTAATATGGGGCACACAGACGACTAA